A stretch of the Microcella sp. genome encodes the following:
- the hutI gene encoding imidazolonepropionase: protein MSAATSTVITNIGQLVTLDPADPERPIRTGASLVIADGHVAWMGDTVDAPAADTRIDADGAAVIPGFVDSHNHLVFAGDRVDEFEARMAGRPYTAGGIRTTVAATRAASDVELRARLAHLIAQAHAQGTTTLEIKSGYGLTVADEARCLRLAREVTPETTFLGAHVVPAEFADERETYVDLVCGDMLAACAPHSRFIDVFIDSGAFTVDEARSILQAGRDAGLELRVHAGQLAPDAGVALAVELGAASVDHCTFLADDDVELLAASARDGAGTVATLLPLVEFSTRQPYPDARRLLDAGVAVALASDCNPGSNFSSSMPLAIALAVRELGMTPLEALDAATRGGARALRRTDVGHLGLGARGDAVILDAPDYRHLASRPGVPLVRRVILAGAITIDRPGPFGLSPA from the coding sequence ATGAGCGCCGCGACCAGCACCGTCATCACGAACATCGGCCAGCTCGTCACCCTCGACCCCGCCGACCCCGAGCGGCCGATCCGCACGGGGGCCTCTCTCGTGATCGCTGACGGCCACGTGGCGTGGATGGGCGACACGGTCGATGCCCCCGCTGCCGACACCCGCATCGACGCCGACGGCGCGGCGGTCATCCCGGGCTTCGTCGACAGTCACAACCACCTCGTCTTCGCGGGCGATCGCGTCGACGAGTTCGAGGCGCGCATGGCTGGCCGCCCTTACACGGCGGGGGGAATCCGCACGACTGTCGCCGCCACCCGCGCCGCGAGCGACGTCGAGCTGCGCGCTCGACTCGCGCACCTCATCGCCCAGGCGCACGCTCAGGGCACGACGACGCTCGAGATCAAGAGTGGCTACGGGTTGACGGTTGCCGACGAGGCGCGATGTCTGCGGCTCGCCCGCGAGGTCACCCCCGAGACCACCTTTCTCGGTGCGCACGTCGTGCCGGCCGAGTTTGCCGACGAGCGCGAGACCTACGTCGACCTCGTGTGCGGCGACATGCTCGCGGCGTGCGCACCGCACTCACGCTTCATCGACGTCTTCATCGACTCGGGGGCGTTCACCGTCGACGAGGCGCGGAGCATTCTGCAGGCGGGGCGGGATGCTGGCCTCGAGCTTCGTGTGCACGCCGGCCAGCTCGCGCCCGACGCAGGAGTCGCCCTCGCGGTCGAGCTCGGCGCCGCGAGCGTCGATCACTGCACCTTCCTCGCCGACGACGATGTGGAGCTGCTCGCGGCAAGTGCCCGCGACGGCGCTGGCACCGTCGCGACCCTGCTGCCACTAGTCGAGTTCTCGACGAGGCAGCCGTATCCGGATGCCCGCCGTCTGCTCGACGCGGGCGTCGCCGTGGCGCTCGCGAGCGACTGCAACCCGGGGTCGAACTTCTCGAGCAGCATGCCCCTCGCGATCGCCCTGGCCGTGCGCGAGCTCGGCATGACGCCCCTCGAGGCGCTCGACGCCGCGACGCGCGGGGGCGCACGCGCGCTGCGCCGCACCGATGTCGGGCACCTGGGGCTCGGCGCGCGGGGCGACGCGGTCATCCTCGATGCGCCCGACTATCGCCACCTCGCCTCCCGGCCAGGCGTTCCTCTCGTACGGCGGGTGATTCTCGCCGGGGCGATCACGATCGATCGACCCGGGCCTTTCGGCCTCTCGCCGGCATGA
- the rplX gene encoding 50S ribosomal protein L24 — MANIKKGDLVQVITGATEDRGGDRGKQGRVIEVIAEKNRVIVEGVNYVTKHVRVGQTQRGTKTGGIETQEAPIHISNVALVDPKTKKPTRVGFREETVEKNGVKKTVRVRYAKKSGEKF; from the coding sequence ATGGCCAACATCAAAAAGGGCGACCTCGTGCAGGTGATCACGGGCGCGACCGAAGACCGCGGCGGAGACCGCGGCAAGCAGGGTCGTGTCATCGAGGTCATCGCCGAGAAGAACCGCGTCATCGTCGAGGGCGTCAACTACGTCACCAAGCACGTGCGCGTCGGCCAGACGCAGCGCGGCACAAAGACCGGCGGCATCGAGACGCAAGAGGCTCCGATCCACATCTCGAACGTGGCGCTCGTCGACCCCAAGACCAAGAAGCCCACGCGCGTCGGTTTCCGCGAGGAGACCGTCGAGAAGAACGGCGTCAAGAAGACCGTGCGCGTGCGGTACGCCAAGAAGTCAGGTGAGAAGTTCTGA
- the rplD gene encoding 50S ribosomal protein L4, protein MATSLDVLDAAGKKTGSVDLPAAVFDVQTNVPLLHQVVVAQLAAARQGTHSTKGRGEVSGAGRKPFKQKGTGRARQGSIRAPQMTGGGIVHGPTPRSYAQRTPKKMIAAALLGAISDRARGERLHVVESFGTDVPSTKAAASVIALLTTGRNVLVVIERDDEVNLKSVRNLKNLHVITPDQLNAYDVLVSDDIVFTKAAFDSFVESKTKKEEVSA, encoded by the coding sequence ATGGCTACCTCGCTCGACGTTCTCGACGCCGCCGGCAAGAAGACCGGCTCGGTCGACCTGCCCGCCGCCGTCTTCGACGTTCAGACCAATGTTCCGCTACTGCACCAGGTCGTCGTCGCGCAGCTCGCTGCCGCACGCCAGGGCACTCACTCGACCAAGGGTCGTGGCGAGGTCTCGGGTGCCGGCCGCAAGCCGTTCAAGCAGAAGGGCACCGGTCGCGCTCGTCAGGGCTCGATCCGCGCGCCCCAGATGACCGGTGGTGGCATCGTGCACGGCCCGACGCCGCGCAGCTACGCCCAGCGCACCCCCAAGAAGATGATCGCCGCGGCACTGCTGGGTGCGATCTCCGACCGGGCTCGCGGCGAGCGGCTGCACGTGGTCGAGTCGTTCGGCACCGACGTGCCCTCGACGAAGGCCGCAGCATCCGTCATCGCTCTGCTCACCACGGGCCGCAACGTGCTCGTCGTGATCGAGCGCGACGACGAGGTCAACCTCAAGAGCGTGCGCAACCTCAAGAACCTGCACGTCATCACCCCCGACCAGCTCAACGCGTACGACGTGCTGGTCAGCGACGACATCGTGTTCACGAAGGCCGCCTTCGATTCGTTCGTGGAGTCGAAGACCAAGAAGGAAGAGGTCAGCGCATGA
- the rplC gene encoding 50S ribosomal protein L3 — translation MSAIKTTKGLLGTKLGMTQVWDANNKLVPVTVVEIAPNVVTQVRTPEIDGYAAVQIAYGAIDPRKVTKPLTGHFEKAGSTPRRHLTEVRTADAAEYTPGQLLAVDIFEAGQLVDVVGTSKGKGFAGVMKRHNFKGVSASHGSHRNHRKPGSIGASSTPSRVFKGMRMAGRMGGDRVTVMNLTVHSVDLEKGLLLVKGAVPGARGRLVFVRNAVKGA, via the coding sequence ATGTCTGCAATCAAGACGACCAAGGGTCTGCTGGGCACGAAGCTCGGCATGACGCAGGTGTGGGACGCGAACAACAAGCTCGTGCCCGTCACCGTGGTGGAGATCGCCCCGAACGTGGTGACGCAGGTGCGCACCCCCGAGATCGACGGCTACGCCGCCGTGCAGATCGCCTACGGCGCCATCGACCCGCGCAAGGTCACCAAGCCCCTCACCGGCCACTTCGAGAAGGCCGGCAGCACGCCGCGCCGCCACCTCACCGAGGTGCGCACGGCTGACGCCGCCGAGTACACGCCGGGCCAGCTGCTCGCTGTCGACATCTTCGAGGCCGGCCAGCTGGTCGACGTCGTCGGCACGAGCAAGGGCAAGGGCTTCGCCGGTGTCATGAAGCGCCACAACTTCAAGGGCGTCTCGGCGTCGCACGGTTCGCACCGCAACCACCGCAAGCCGGGCTCGATCGGCGCTTCGTCGACCCCCAGCCGTGTCTTCAAGGGCATGCGCATGGCGGGCCGCATGGGTGGCGACCGCGTCACGGTCATGAACTTGACGGTCCACTCCGTCGACCTCGAGAAGGGTCTGCTGCTCGTCAAGGGCGCGGTTCCCGGTGCTCGCGGTCGTCTCGTATTCGTCCGCAACGCCGTGAAGGGAGCGTAA
- the rpsC gene encoding 30S ribosomal protein S3, which yields MGQKVNPYGFRLGITTDHVSRWFSDSTKPGQRYADYVAEDVKIRRMLTTSLDRAGVARIEIERTRDRVRVDIHTARPGIVIGRRGAEAERIRADLEKLTAKQIQLNILEVKNPEAEAQLVAQGIAEQLSARVAFRRAMRKGLQGAQRAGAKGVRIQVSGRLGGAEMSRSEFYREGRVPLHTLRANIDYGFYEAKTTFGRIGVKVWIYKGDITNKELAREQASQKSTRPERRDSDRGPRRDGGRPATTKAPATAGAEG from the coding sequence ATGGGCCAGAAAGTCAACCCGTACGGTTTCCGTCTCGGAATCACCACCGACCACGTGTCGCGCTGGTTCTCTGACAGCACCAAGCCCGGTCAGCGCTACGCCGACTACGTGGCGGAAGACGTCAAGATCCGCCGCATGCTCACCACGAGCCTCGACCGCGCCGGCGTCGCCCGCATCGAGATCGAGCGCACGCGCGACCGCGTCCGCGTCGACATTCACACCGCCCGCCCGGGCATCGTGATCGGTCGTCGTGGTGCCGAGGCCGAGCGCATCCGCGCCGACCTCGAGAAGCTCACCGCCAAGCAGATCCAGCTCAACATCCTCGAGGTCAAGAACCCCGAGGCCGAGGCTCAGCTGGTCGCCCAGGGCATCGCCGAGCAGCTCAGCGCCCGCGTCGCCTTCCGTCGCGCGATGCGCAAGGGCCTGCAGGGCGCGCAGCGTGCCGGCGCGAAGGGCGTGCGCATCCAGGTCTCCGGCCGCCTCGGCGGTGCTGAGATGAGCCGCTCCGAGTTCTACCGCGAAGGTCGAGTTCCGCTGCACACGCTGCGCGCGAACATCGACTACGGCTTCTACGAGGCCAAGACCACCTTCGGCCGCATCGGTGTGAAGGTCTGGATCTACAAGGGCGACATCACCAACAAAGAACTCGCTCGCGAGCAGGCTTCACAGAAGTCGACGCGCCCCGAGCGACGTGACTCTGACCGCGGCCCGCGTCGCGATGGCGGCCGACCGGCCACCACCAAGGCGCCCGCCACGGCCGGAGCGGAAGGCTAA
- the rpsS gene encoding 30S ribosomal protein S19 yields the protein MPRSLKKGPFVDDHLLKKVFAQNEANSKNVIKTWSRRSMIVPAMLGHTIAVHDGRKHIPVFVTETMVGHKLGEFAPTRTFRGHEKDDKKGRRR from the coding sequence ATGCCTCGCAGTCTCAAGAAGGGTCCGTTCGTCGACGACCACCTGCTCAAAAAGGTGTTCGCGCAGAACGAGGCCAACAGCAAGAACGTCATCAAGACCTGGTCGCGCCGGTCGATGATCGTGCCGGCCATGCTCGGCCACACGATCGCCGTGCACGACGGACGCAAGCACATTCCCGTGTTCGTGACCGAGACCATGGTCGGGCACAAGCTCGGCGAGTTCGCGCCCACCCGCACCTTCCGCGGTCACGAGAAGGACGACAAGAAGGGTCGTCGCCGGTAA
- the rplN gene encoding 50S ribosomal protein L14, protein MLQQESRVKVADNTGAKELLTIRVLGGSGRRYAGLGDVIVATVKDAIPGGNVKKGDVVKAVIVRTVKQTRRSDGSYIKFDENAAVILKADGDPRGTRIFGPVGRELRDKKFMKIVSLAPEVL, encoded by the coding sequence ATGCTTCAGCAAGAATCCAGAGTCAAGGTTGCCGACAACACCGGCGCCAAAGAGCTCTTGACGATTCGCGTTCTCGGCGGCTCCGGCCGTCGCTACGCCGGTCTGGGCGATGTCATCGTCGCGACCGTCAAAGACGCGATCCCCGGCGGCAACGTCAAGAAGGGCGACGTCGTCAAGGCCGTCATCGTGCGCACCGTCAAGCAGACGCGTCGCTCCGACGGCTCGTACATCAAGTTCGACGAGAACGCCGCCGTCATCCTCAAGGCCGATGGCGACCCTCGTGGTACCCGTATCTTCGGGCCGGTCGGCCGTGAGCTTCGCGACAAGAAGTTCATGAAGATCGTCTCGCTCGCACCGGAGGTGCTCTAA
- the rplV gene encoding 50S ribosomal protein L22: MVESIARVRHIRVTPQKARRVVDLIRGKQALEALAILKFAPQGASEPVYKLVAAAIANARVKADAANTFLDEQDLYVSRAFVDEGTTLKRFQPRAQGRAFRINKRTSHITVVLATPDELVAAGSSTGKKKASK, from the coding sequence ATGGTGGAGTCGATCGCCCGTGTGCGACACATCCGCGTGACGCCTCAGAAGGCTCGTCGCGTCGTCGACCTGATCCGCGGCAAGCAGGCCCTTGAGGCCCTGGCCATTTTGAAGTTCGCGCCGCAGGGCGCGAGTGAGCCCGTCTACAAGCTCGTCGCTGCGGCCATTGCCAACGCGCGAGTCAAGGCCGATGCGGCGAACACCTTCCTCGACGAGCAAGACCTCTACGTGTCTCGCGCCTTCGTCGATGAGGGAACGACCCTGAAGCGGTTCCAGCCGCGCGCTCAGGGCCGTGCGTTCCGCATCAACAAGCGCACCAGCCACATCACCGTCGTGCTCGCCACGCCGGACGAGCTGGTTGCCGCGGGCTCGAGCACCGGCAAGAAGAAGGCGAGCAAGTAG
- the rplP gene encoding 50S ribosomal protein L16, whose protein sequence is MLIPRKVKFRKQHHPKRSGHATGGTEVSFGEFGIQALTPAYVTNRQIESARIAMTRHIKRGGKVWINIYPDRPLTKKPAETRMGSGKGSPEWWVANVKPGRVLFEVAGVDEQLAREAMTRAIHKLPLKARIIKREGGDA, encoded by the coding sequence ATGCTGATTCCCCGCAAGGTCAAGTTCCGCAAGCAGCACCACCCCAAGCGGAGTGGTCACGCGACCGGAGGCACCGAAGTCTCGTTCGGCGAGTTCGGCATCCAGGCCCTGACTCCCGCGTACGTGACGAACCGGCAGATCGAGTCCGCTCGTATCGCCATGACGCGCCACATCAAGCGTGGCGGCAAGGTGTGGATCAACATCTACCCCGACCGCCCGCTCACCAAGAAGCCCGCTGAGACCCGCATGGGTTCGGGTAAGGGCTCGCCCGAGTGGTGGGTCGCCAACGTCAAGCCGGGTCGCGTCCTCTTCGAGGTCGCGGGTGTCGACGAGCAGCTCGCTCGCGAGGCCATGACCCGTGCCATTCACAAGCTGCCCCTCAAGGCACGCATCATCAAGCGCGAGGGAGGCGACGCGTAA
- the rplB gene encoding 50S ribosomal protein L2: MAIRKYKPTTPGRRGSSVADFAEITRSTPEKSLLKPLPKTGGRNNSGRITTRHIGGGHKRQYRMIDFRRNDKDGVNAKVAHIEYDPNRTARIALLHFVDGTKRYILAPNKLSQGDIVESGPSADIKPGNNLPLRNIPVGTVVHAIELRPGGGAKMARSAGTSVRLVAKDGPYAQLRLPSGEIRNVDARCRATVGEVGNAEQSNINWGKAGRMRWKGVRPTVRGVAMNPIDHPHGGGEGKTSGGRHPVSPWGQSEGRTRRPKKESDKLIVRRRTVGKKR; this comes from the coding sequence ATGGCTATTCGCAAGTACAAGCCCACGACCCCGGGTCGCCGCGGCTCCTCGGTCGCAGATTTCGCCGAGATCACGCGCTCGACCCCTGAGAAGTCGCTGCTGAAGCCGCTGCCCAAGACGGGTGGTCGCAACAACTCCGGCCGCATCACGACGCGTCACATCGGTGGTGGCCACAAGCGCCAGTACCGCATGATCGACTTCCGTCGCAACGACAAAGACGGCGTCAACGCCAAGGTCGCGCACATCGAGTACGACCCGAACCGCACGGCGCGCATCGCACTGCTGCACTTCGTCGACGGCACCAAGCGCTACATCCTGGCGCCCAACAAGCTGTCGCAGGGCGACATCGTCGAGTCGGGCCCTTCGGCCGACATCAAGCCCGGCAACAACCTGCCGCTGCGCAACATTCCGGTCGGCACGGTCGTGCACGCGATCGAGCTGCGCCCCGGTGGCGGCGCGAAGATGGCGCGCTCGGCTGGCACCTCGGTGCGACTCGTCGCGAAAGACGGCCCCTACGCCCAGCTGCGTCTGCCCTCGGGCGAGATCCGCAACGTTGACGCGCGCTGCCGCGCGACCGTCGGCGAGGTCGGCAACGCCGAGCAGTCGAACATCAACTGGGGCAAGGCCGGACGCATGCGCTGGAAGGGCGTGCGCCCGACGGTTCGCGGTGTCGCGATGAACCCGATCGACCACCCGCACGGTGGTGGTGAGGGCAAGACCAGCGGTGGTCGTCACCCGGTGAGCCCTTGGGGCCAGTCGGAAGGCCGCACTCGTCGCCCGAAGAAAGAGAGCGACAAGCTCATCGTCCGCCGCCGCACCGTTGGCAAGAAGCGCTAG
- the rpmC gene encoding 50S ribosomal protein L29, with product MAIGSKELAPVELDTFEDERLVDELKKAKEELFNLRFQAATGQLESHGRLRAVKRDIARIYTIIRERELGIRATPAPVEVPEKPAKKTAKAKTEAADKAAADDAASDNTEEKN from the coding sequence ATGGCGATCGGATCGAAAGAGCTGGCACCTGTCGAGCTCGACACCTTTGAAGACGAGCGTCTCGTCGACGAGCTGAAGAAGGCGAAGGAAGAACTCTTCAACCTGCGCTTCCAGGCCGCGACGGGTCAGCTCGAGAGCCACGGACGCCTTCGTGCGGTGAAGCGCGACATCGCGCGCATCTACACGATCATCCGTGAGCGCGAGCTCGGCATTCGTGCGACCCCGGCTCCGGTCGAGGTTCCCGAGAAGCCGGCGAAGAAGACTGCCAAGGCAAAGACCGAGGCCGCGGACAAAGCGGCTGCAGACGACGCAGCTTCGGACAACACCGAGGAGAAGAACTGA
- the rpsJ gene encoding 30S ribosomal protein S10: MAGQKIRIRLKSYDHAGLDASARKIVDTVTRAGATVVGPVPLPTEKNVIAVIRSPHKYKDSREHFEKRTHKRLIDIIDPTPKAVDSLMRLDLPADVNIEIKL; the protein is encoded by the coding sequence ATGGCGGGACAGAAGATCCGCATCCGGCTTAAGTCGTATGACCACGCTGGTCTCGACGCATCGGCGCGCAAGATCGTCGACACGGTGACCCGTGCCGGCGCCACGGTCGTGGGCCCCGTGCCCCTGCCGACGGAGAAGAACGTCATTGCCGTCATCCGGTCGCCCCACAAGTACAAAGACAGCCGCGAGCACTTCGAGAAGCGCACGCACAAGCGTCTCATCGACATCATCGATCCGACGCCGAAGGCGGTCGACTCGCTCATGCGCCTCGACCTGCCCGCCGACGTCAACATCGAGATCAAGCTCTAA
- the rplE gene encoding 50S ribosomal protein L5, whose protein sequence is MTDTATAPGKIQPRLKQKYRAEITKALTEQFGYTNPHQVPGLVKIVVNTGVGEAARDSKVIDGAIKDLTAITGQKPQVTKARKSIAQFKLREGMPIGAHVTLRGDRAWEFMDRLITLALPRIRDFRGLSEKQFDGNGNYTFGIQEQSVFHEIDQDKIDRVRGFDITVVTTAKTDDEGRALLRALGFPFRSSETAQ, encoded by the coding sequence ATGACTGATACTGCAACCGCGCCTGGCAAAATCCAGCCGCGCCTCAAGCAGAAGTACCGCGCCGAGATCACAAAGGCTCTCACCGAGCAGTTCGGGTACACCAACCCGCACCAGGTGCCCGGGCTCGTGAAGATCGTCGTGAACACCGGTGTCGGTGAGGCCGCTCGCGACTCCAAGGTGATCGATGGGGCCATCAAAGACCTGACGGCCATCACGGGTCAGAAGCCCCAGGTCACGAAGGCGCGCAAGTCGATCGCACAGTTCAAGCTGCGCGAGGGCATGCCCATCGGTGCGCACGTCACGCTGCGTGGCGACCGCGCCTGGGAGTTCATGGACCGCCTGATCACCCTCGCCCTGCCTCGCATCCGCGACTTCCGCGGGCTGAGCGAGAAGCAGTTCGACGGCAACGGCAACTACACCTTCGGTATCCAGGAGCAGAGCGTGTTCCACGAGATCGACCAGGACAAGATCGACCGCGTGCGCGGCTTCGACATCACTGTCGTGACGACGGCGAAGACGGACGACGAGGGTCGCGCTCTGCTGCGCGCGCTCGGCTTCCCCTTCCGGTCGTCAGAGACTGCTCAGTAA
- the rplW gene encoding 50S ribosomal protein L23, with the protein MSIHAAAQNKDPRDIIIAPVVSEKSYALIDDGKYTFIVDPRSNKTEIKLAIEKIFNVKVATVNTLNRTGKTRRTRFGTGKRKDTKRAIVTLKSGSIDIFTAVG; encoded by the coding sequence ATGAGCATCCACGCTGCCGCTCAGAACAAAGACCCCCGCGACATCATCATCGCGCCGGTCGTGAGCGAGAAGAGCTACGCGCTCATCGACGATGGCAAGTACACCTTCATCGTCGACCCGCGGTCGAACAAGACCGAGATCAAGCTCGCCATCGAGAAGATCTTCAACGTCAAGGTCGCCACGGTGAACACGCTCAATCGCACGGGCAAGACCCGCCGCACCCGCTTCGGCACCGGCAAGCGCAAAGACACCAAGCGCGCCATCGTCACGCTGAAGTCGGGCTCCATCGACATCTTCACGGCCGTCGGCTAG
- the rpsQ gene encoding 30S ribosomal protein S17, translating into MATTEKKTTDAGHESAAHDVRDADARGYRKVRRGYVTSDKMEKTITVEVEDRVKHPLYGKVIRRTSKVKAHDEQNAAGIGDLVLISETRPLSATKRWRLVEILEKAK; encoded by the coding sequence ATGGCGACGACTGAGAAGAAGACCACCGACGCCGGTCACGAGTCGGCTGCCCACGACGTTCGCGATGCTGACGCTCGCGGCTACCGCAAGGTGCGCCGCGGCTACGTGACGAGCGACAAGATGGAGAAGACCATCACTGTCGAGGTCGAAGACCGCGTCAAGCACCCGCTGTACGGCAAGGTCATCCGCCGCACCTCGAAGGTCAAGGCGCACGATGAGCAGAACGCCGCCGGTATCGGCGACCTCGTGCTCATCTCCGAGACCCGCCCCCTGTCCGCCACGAAGCGCTGGCGCCTCGTCGAGATTCTCGAGAAGGCCAAGTAG
- a CDS encoding arginase family protein, with protein MPDPGGNTRAQQAHQLAHDPLWPRAGDWPVWTPGSRADAVVVGIPTWRTSLSPGQAHTTPAAIRDALRYYSADALARPDGSSVTVRDAGDVPEPDGAGEAAATARVAELASTASLVIVLGGDNAATVPAALGAWGAGIATAGLVTLDAHHDLRDGTTNGSPVRRLLEAGLAGERVSQLGIEPLANSRAYAARAAEHGISVVTRAELLRTPIEAAMSTALDRAASAGGPVHVDLDLDVCDRSVAPGCPASVPGGLSAIELRTAARLAGAHPAVTSIDLAELDAARDTADQRTVRLAALCVLEALAGLASRPMIPSAAG; from the coding sequence GTGCCCGACCCGGGCGGGAACACTCGCGCGCAACAGGCACACCAGCTCGCACACGACCCGCTCTGGCCCCGCGCGGGCGACTGGCCAGTGTGGACGCCGGGCTCGCGGGCGGACGCTGTCGTGGTGGGCATCCCGACCTGGCGCACCTCACTATCGCCGGGCCAGGCGCACACGACGCCCGCCGCGATTCGGGATGCTCTCCGGTACTACTCCGCCGACGCACTCGCACGGCCTGACGGTTCGAGCGTGACGGTGCGTGACGCTGGTGATGTGCCCGAGCCCGACGGCGCCGGTGAGGCGGCCGCGACCGCGCGGGTTGCCGAGCTCGCGAGCACAGCATCCCTCGTGATCGTTCTCGGCGGCGACAACGCTGCCACCGTGCCGGCCGCCCTCGGAGCCTGGGGCGCGGGCATCGCGACCGCGGGCCTCGTCACGCTGGATGCCCACCACGACCTGCGCGACGGCACCACCAACGGCTCGCCCGTGCGGCGGCTGCTCGAGGCCGGGCTCGCGGGCGAGCGGGTCAGCCAGCTCGGCATCGAACCACTCGCGAACTCACGGGCCTACGCGGCGCGAGCTGCCGAGCACGGCATCTCCGTCGTCACCCGCGCAGAACTGCTGCGCACCCCGATCGAGGCCGCGATGTCGACAGCGCTCGATCGCGCGGCCTCGGCGGGCGGCCCCGTGCACGTCGACCTCGACCTCGACGTGTGCGACCGCAGCGTCGCGCCGGGCTGCCCGGCGAGCGTGCCCGGCGGCCTCAGCGCGATCGAGCTGCGCACGGCGGCGCGGCTCGCGGGCGCGCATCCCGCAGTGACGAGCATCGACCTCGCCGAGCTCGACGCCGCACGCGACACTGCCGACCAGCGCACCGTGCGCCTCGCCGCACTGTGCGTGCTCGAAGCGCTCGCGGGGCTGGCGAGCCGCCCGATGATCCCGAGCGCGGCAGGATGA